Proteins from one Algicella marina genomic window:
- the pip gene encoding prolyl aminopeptidase, which produces MMAVPGNHKVYVEECGNPDGVPVVVLHGGPGGGCSPGMRRFFDPSHYRTILFDQRGCGRSTPNASVENNTTWDLVADIERIREELKIDKWSVFGGSWGATLALIYAQAHPDRVKNLILRGVFTMTKAEIAWFYGGGAGAFWPEQWRAFSHMVPKQERNDLVAAYHKRLFGRDHAEQTRFARAWAGWESQLASINSNGQRGSPSGTYARAFARLENHYFINDGFLEEDGQIFRDMPKIQHIPGFIVQGRYDMICPPITSQRLHSLWPASDLRMVTHAGHALSEPGITEELVGIMDGLITA; this is translated from the coding sequence ATGATGGCAGTACCTGGCAACCACAAGGTTTACGTCGAAGAATGCGGCAATCCTGACGGCGTGCCAGTTGTTGTCCTGCACGGTGGTCCCGGCGGAGGCTGTTCACCGGGTATGCGCAGGTTCTTCGATCCGAGCCACTATCGAACGATACTGTTCGATCAGCGCGGCTGTGGTCGATCCACGCCAAACGCGTCAGTCGAAAACAACACAACCTGGGATCTGGTTGCCGACATTGAGCGCATCCGCGAAGAACTCAAAATCGATAAGTGGAGCGTTTTCGGCGGTTCGTGGGGCGCAACTCTGGCGCTTATCTACGCTCAGGCACACCCGGACCGCGTCAAAAACTTGATCCTTCGCGGTGTGTTCACCATGACAAAGGCCGAAATTGCCTGGTTTTATGGAGGTGGTGCAGGCGCATTCTGGCCCGAACAATGGCGGGCTTTCTCCCACATGGTGCCGAAGCAGGAACGCAACGACCTGGTCGCGGCTTACCACAAGCGATTGTTCGGCAGGGACCATGCCGAGCAGACTAGGTTTGCCCGTGCCTGGGCCGGGTGGGAAAGCCAATTGGCTTCGATAAATTCCAACGGACAACGTGGCTCACCGTCGGGCACCTATGCCAGAGCGTTTGCCCGGCTGGAAAACCACTACTTCATCAATGACGGCTTTCTTGAAGAGGACGGGCAAATCTTTCGCGACATGCCCAAGATCCAACATATCCCGGGCTTCATCGTTCAGGGGCGGTACGACATGATCTGCCCGCCCATTACGTCGCAGCGACTGCACTCCCTTTGGCCCGCGTCGGACCTGCGCATGGTTACCCACGCCGGACATGCGCTTTCCGAGCCGGGAATTACCGAGGAATTGGTTGGTATCATGGACGGGTTGATAACTGCCTGA
- a CDS encoding c-type cytochrome, whose product MNLQTRVSSVWQCIKKFNLFLATISVFSGALAEEQAQAITDQSKISLQADKEFGEYLASECLTCHRTDGTSKGIPSITNLPMESFADALRAYRRGERSNSAMQTVAARLSDEEIAALAAFFAQMDENGNGGSNEDQ is encoded by the coding sequence ATGAACCTGCAAACACGGGTTAGTTCCGTTTGGCAATGCATAAAGAAATTCAACCTTTTTCTTGCGACAATTTCAGTCTTCTCCGGCGCGTTGGCGGAAGAGCAGGCTCAGGCAATAACGGACCAGTCGAAAATCAGCCTACAAGCCGATAAGGAATTCGGCGAATACCTCGCCAGCGAATGCCTCACCTGCCATCGGACCGACGGCACCAGCAAGGGGATCCCGTCGATCACAAATTTGCCGATGGAAAGCTTCGCCGATGCGCTGCGCGCCTATCGGAGAGGCGAGAGAAGCAATTCGGCCATGCAGACGGTCGCCGCTCGGCTGAGTGACGAAGAAATTGCTGCCTTGGCAGCATTTTTTGCCCAGATGGACGAAAACGGAAACGGGGGAAGCAATGAAGATCAATAG
- a CDS encoding ComF family protein, translating into MIHAIASGLGTILNAVYPPQCVGCEEETTDSHGLCPTCWKDTSFISGSICNCCGLPVPLSLPTTNVICDACMYAPPGWDNGRAAILYEGTGKKVVLGLKHRDRLDLALVAAGWMAAAGRDLLRNADVLAPVPLHWSRLARRRHNQSAELARQLSALTGVHCVPDLLIRQERTTSLEGKNRAERFAILQNTIRLNPRRIEAIAGRKCVLIDDVLTTGATLGAATSAVRTGHPAGVSALVLARVARDALELI; encoded by the coding sequence ATGATTCATGCAATCGCCAGTGGCTTGGGCACCATCTTAAATGCAGTCTATCCGCCGCAATGCGTAGGGTGTGAGGAGGAGACCACAGATAGTCACGGCCTGTGCCCGACCTGTTGGAAAGATACCAGTTTTATCAGCGGTTCAATCTGCAATTGTTGTGGCTTGCCGGTGCCACTCTCCCTGCCGACAACAAATGTCATTTGCGACGCATGCATGTACGCGCCTCCTGGTTGGGACAATGGGCGTGCAGCAATCCTCTACGAGGGCACTGGCAAAAAGGTCGTCCTTGGGCTCAAACATCGGGACCGGTTGGATCTGGCGTTGGTAGCCGCGGGCTGGATGGCGGCTGCCGGTCGTGATCTATTGCGAAATGCAGACGTTCTGGCGCCCGTACCGCTGCATTGGTCGCGCCTCGCGCGTCGACGCCACAACCAATCGGCGGAACTGGCCCGACAGCTTTCCGCTTTGACCGGCGTGCATTGCGTGCCGGATCTCCTGATCCGACAAGAACGGACGACATCGCTGGAGGGCAAAAACAGAGCAGAGCGCTTCGCCATTCTCCAGAATACCATACGCCTGAACCCGCGCCGTATCGAGGCGATTGCCGGCAGAAAGTGTGTTTTGATCGACGACGTTTTAACTACCGGGGCAACGCTTGGCGCGGCGACCTCTGCAGTGCGAACCGGCCATCCAGCAGGCGTCAGCGCGCTGGTTCTCGCGCGCGTTGCAAGAGATGCGCTGGAACTTATATAA
- the grxC gene encoding glutaredoxin 3, producing the protein MKTVEIYTTPICGYCAAAKRLLSEKGISFSEVDVMAEPERRAEMVQRAKGRRTVPQIFIGETHVGGFDDINALERAGQLDSMLAE; encoded by the coding sequence ATGAAAACCGTGGAAATCTACACAACTCCGATTTGCGGCTATTGCGCGGCTGCCAAACGACTGCTTAGCGAGAAGGGTATCAGTTTTTCAGAAGTCGATGTCATGGCAGAACCCGAACGGAGGGCGGAAATGGTGCAGCGCGCCAAAGGTCGGCGAACCGTGCCCCAGATATTCATCGGAGAAACTCACGTCGGCGGCTTCGACGATATCAATGCTCTTGAAAGGGCTGGCCAACTGGATTCAATGCTCGCAGAGTGA
- the ubiG gene encoding bifunctional 2-polyprenyl-6-hydroxyphenol methylase/3-demethylubiquinol 3-O-methyltransferase UbiG, whose amino-acid sequence MSATPSVSSVNETEIAKFEAMAAEWWDTEGKFKPLHMLNPTRLDYIVNQISAEFGRDTKAESPFAGLRLLDIGCGGGLLAEPMARLGAEVVGADAASGNIPVAQIHAKQSGLEIDYRHATAEALAEDGERFDVVLNMEVVEHVEDPQAFLTTCQSLLKPGGLMICSTLNRNPKSYLMAIIGAEHVMRWLPKGTHDWNKFITPDELFSMLSEAGLEPVDRKGFQFNPLLWNWRISEADLSVNYVTASVKPSVAEH is encoded by the coding sequence ATGAGTGCAACGCCGTCCGTCAGTTCCGTCAACGAAACCGAGATCGCAAAGTTCGAAGCGATGGCGGCGGAGTGGTGGGATACAGAAGGCAAGTTCAAGCCGCTTCATATGCTTAATCCCACCCGGCTTGACTATATTGTCAATCAGATCAGTGCCGAATTTGGTCGCGACACTAAGGCCGAAAGCCCGTTCGCGGGCCTTCGTTTGCTCGACATCGGTTGCGGTGGCGGCTTGCTTGCAGAGCCAATGGCACGTTTGGGAGCCGAAGTGGTGGGAGCGGACGCCGCTTCCGGCAATATTCCCGTTGCTCAGATTCATGCCAAACAATCCGGTCTCGAGATCGACTACCGTCACGCAACCGCAGAGGCGTTGGCTGAGGATGGCGAGAGGTTCGATGTAGTTCTTAACATGGAAGTGGTGGAACATGTCGAAGACCCACAAGCCTTTTTGACGACTTGCCAATCGCTTTTGAAACCGGGTGGGCTGATGATCTGTTCAACTCTCAACCGAAACCCCAAGAGTTACCTGATGGCAATTATCGGCGCCGAGCACGTGATGCGATGGTTGCCGAAAGGAACGCATGATTGGAACAAGTTCATTACGCCTGACGAACTCTTTAGCATGCTCAGTGAGGCCGGCCTCGAACCCGTGGATCGGAAAGGTTTCCAGTTCAATCCTCTATTGTGGAATTGGCGGATTTCGGAGGCTGACCTCAGTGTAAATTATGTGACTGCCAGTGTAAAACCCAGCGTAGCGGAACACTGA
- a CDS encoding methyltransferase domain-containing protein: protein MSSAPRLFDSEALSQRRHRAALAPAHFLQRQAAAEVRERLEDINRVFTAPAVIGPQAEEWSRWLGIENTAVVLPDAEILPFKKGSHDLIVHALSLHWANDPVGQLVQMRLALQPDGLMIACCFGGRSLSELRAVLAEAEAKIRSGLSPRVAPMGEIRELGSLLQRAGFALPVVDASLTEVTYENATALMRDLRAMGETNVLAARERGFFRRDVLALAESLYRQHFPAEGDRIRATAEIVFLTGWAPSPDQPQALRPGSAKMRLADALQVEEHSAEDATPRPMQKD, encoded by the coding sequence ATGTCATCGGCCCCTCGTCTGTTTGATAGCGAAGCCCTCTCTCAGCGTAGGCACCGCGCGGCGCTTGCACCTGCCCATTTTCTCCAGAGGCAGGCGGCAGCCGAAGTCAGAGAAAGACTCGAAGACATTAACAGAGTCTTTACAGCACCGGCTGTGATCGGGCCGCAGGCAGAAGAATGGTCCCGATGGCTTGGCATCGAGAACACTGCTGTGGTTTTGCCGGATGCTGAAATCCTGCCATTCAAGAAAGGCTCTCACGATCTGATCGTCCATGCCTTGTCATTGCATTGGGCCAATGACCCGGTCGGACAGTTGGTTCAGATGCGTCTCGCACTTCAGCCAGATGGATTGATGATCGCTTGCTGCTTCGGAGGACGGTCGCTGTCCGAGCTTCGGGCTGTACTGGCGGAGGCAGAAGCAAAAATCCGATCGGGTCTCTCTCCGCGGGTGGCCCCGATGGGTGAAATAAGAGAGCTAGGGTCGCTGTTGCAGAGAGCCGGTTTCGCCTTACCCGTTGTCGATGCCTCGTTGACCGAAGTCACCTACGAAAATGCGACAGCATTGATGCGCGATCTCAGGGCGATGGGAGAGACCAATGTTCTAGCTGCGAGAGAGCGTGGATTTTTCCGTCGCGATGTTTTGGCTTTGGCCGAGAGCTTATATCGCCAGCACTTCCCGGCAGAAGGTGACCGTATCCGGGCCACCGCCGAAATTGTGTTCCTGACCGGATGGGCGCCGTCTCCCGACCAACCGCAAGCACTGCGTCCGGGATCGGCCAAAATGAGGCTCGCCGATGCGCTTCAAGTGGAGGAACATTCTGCAGAAGATGCGACACCGAGACCCATGCAGAAAGATTGA
- the soxZ gene encoding thiosulfate oxidation carrier complex protein SoxZ, producing the protein MASGVKTRIKLPAKVKAGRSFTIKTMVTHPMESGQRRNAEGGLIPRSIINRFSCTFEGETVVDVEMHPSVSSNPFLEFEAVIPTSGVLQFTWFDDDGDIYREEKQVDVT; encoded by the coding sequence ATGGCAAGTGGCGTAAAAACGCGGATCAAACTGCCCGCCAAAGTCAAAGCTGGCCGGTCCTTCACCATAAAGACGATGGTCACCCATCCAATGGAGTCCGGACAACGACGCAACGCTGAAGGCGGTCTGATCCCGCGCTCGATCATAAACAGGTTCTCCTGCACCTTTGAGGGAGAGACTGTTGTGGACGTGGAAATGCACCCTTCTGTCTCTTCCAATCCGTTTCTCGAATTTGAAGCGGTCATCCCAACATCCGGCGTTTTGCAGTTTACCTGGTTTGACGATGATGGTGACATCTATCGTGAGGAGAAGCAGGTCGATGTCACCTGA
- a CDS encoding MarR family winged helix-turn-helix transcriptional regulator, protein MERSRQTGPGDATILTLVSEIATIDQLLHARLQKSLPKGMAVSHFTVLNHLAVSASEKTPAQLARSFNLTKGALTNTLAKLEAAGSVHIRPDWDDGRRKFVSISPAGRRTLAHASSAVEPVFNEILKTIDPEELRAALPLLRKLRQSLASPVG, encoded by the coding sequence ATGGAAAGATCGCGCCAAACGGGCCCAGGTGATGCCACAATTCTCACTCTGGTCTCGGAAATTGCGACAATCGACCAATTGCTGCACGCGCGCCTGCAAAAGTCGTTACCGAAGGGCATGGCAGTTTCGCACTTCACTGTTCTCAATCATCTGGCAGTGTCCGCCAGTGAAAAAACACCAGCTCAGCTGGCGCGGAGTTTCAACCTGACGAAGGGAGCATTGACAAATACACTAGCCAAGCTCGAAGCCGCCGGATCGGTGCATATTCGCCCAGATTGGGATGACGGCCGTCGCAAATTTGTTTCGATCAGCCCAGCCGGTCGACGTACCTTGGCACATGCTTCGTCGGCCGTAGAACCGGTTTTCAATGAGATACTGAAGACGATTGACCCTGAGGAACTGCGGGCGGCGTTACCGCTGCTGCGCAAACTGAGGCAAAGTCTGGCCAGTCCGGTAGGTTGA
- a CDS encoding thiosulfate oxidation carrier protein SoxY, with the protein MLTLLPEASAKQIADAIDNFTGGAQLSEGGVDLAIDSIAENGFTVPVEVFADNAVSIAIFADDNPDAEVVVFTFGQFAGKRRASTRMRLARSQNVIAIAQMADGTYRSTAKKVAVIIGGCGA; encoded by the coding sequence ATGCTTACCTTGCTTCCTGAGGCCAGCGCGAAACAAATCGCAGATGCCATTGATAACTTTACTGGCGGGGCCCAGCTTTCTGAGGGCGGCGTGGACCTAGCCATCGATTCAATTGCCGAGAATGGATTTACCGTTCCCGTTGAAGTTTTTGCTGACAACGCCGTTTCCATTGCAATTTTTGCGGATGACAACCCGGACGCCGAAGTCGTCGTCTTCACGTTTGGCCAGTTTGCCGGCAAGCGCCGCGCCTCGACGAGAATGCGATTGGCGCGCAGTCAAAACGTCATCGCGATTGCCCAGATGGCCGACGGGACTTACCGAAGCACCGCCAAGAAAGTTGCCGTGATCATCGGCGGATGCGGCGCATGA